The genomic DNA CATGCCACTCCTGACCGCATCCACTGCATATGTGCCTCTTTCTTGGGGCAGAGATCCACTCTCTTAAGATCCTGCTCACCTGTATCGGTATCAGAATTATGCCGGATATGATCATCATCAGCGTGACGAGCCGGCCGGCTCCCGACACTGGGACGATATCACCGAAGCCGACGGTTGAGACCGCTACGACTGTGAAGTAGAACGCATCGCCGAAGTTATTGACCTCAGGGTTTACCGGACTCTCGGCGAAGTAGAAGAGGCCAGAGGATATGAAAAATATCGTCATTACAATAAAAACAAGTCTTGCGACGTTCAGCATCCTCAGGCTGATTATGCCGAAGAGGAGGTGGTCCTCAGCTATGAACCTGAGGAACCTGAATATCCTGAAGACAGCCATGATTCTTATAATGTGAATGAAGCGCAGATCAGCATATACTCCGAAGATCGGAAGCACCAGCAGTATCAGAGTCGGCATTATTGCGACGAGGTCTATCAGGCTGTATGTCTCCTTAACGTAACTCCAGCGATCGGGGGCGCCGTAGAACCTGAGGATGTACTCGATCATGAAGATGAATATGATCGCAATCTCAAGCCTCCAGAGCAACAACGAGATGCGGGAGGGCAGAGGATACGTCTCGATGACGAATAGCACCACGACCATGATGTTCAGAGCGATGATGGCGATATCTATAGCCCGGCCCAAAGGCGTCCGGAAGTCTATCATGTAAAACTGTATCGTCTCCCTGAGGCTCCTGGTGCCTGCGCACCTATCAGCTTTTCCTGACATGCAGATCGACGCTATTTATCTTATTAGGATATGGAGAACACATCTGTGGACTGGTTCCTGTAAAGAATCCATCTGTTCATGTACATGAATGGTATATCGACCAGGGCCACGAGCCATTTTGTTATCGTGATGCCTATTATGAGAGGAACCACTGGCATGACCCCGTAGAATGCGATTGTTATGAATAGCGTTGAGTCGATCAGCATCGCCGGTATTGAGCTCAACGCGTTCCTCGCCCAGAGATGGCGCCCTTTCGTCTTCGACTTGAACCAGGCGAAAACCACCGCGTCGAGGTTCTCGCTCACAAAGAAGGCGACCCATGATGCCAGGACTATCCTGGGCACCTGTTCCAGAAGAACCTCGATCGCATTCTGGTGGGGAAAGAAAGGAGCTGGCGGAAGCTCCACCACGAGCCATGAGAAGAGCGAGATCATGATCTGAGAGAGAAACGCTATGCTGATCATCCTTCTTGTCTCCTGGAGCCCGAACCTTTCGTTCACCACATCCGTGAGGAGAAAGGTCACGCTGAATACTATCACCACAGCAGGGGCGTAGAACGTTCCTATAACGAGATCAAATTCAGCCGTCTTGGCTGCAGCTATGTTTGAGAATATGCCGAATGCGACGTAGATGCCCAGGAGCATGTCAGATCTGCCAAAACTGCGGGCATACCAGGATCCAAGGATCGTGAAGGAACTCACAAGTCCGATCCAGATCAGAAGCAGTGCGAACATATGAGGCCATCCAGAGCCGGCGTGTGCAACGCGGCAATTTGAGCAGCATACATTGAGATGCGAAGTGCCTTCAGGGGCGGTTTTCGCCTTCTGCAGGAAGCTGCGCCAGAGTCGCCCAGCGCAGATTGTTTCAGCTCTGCAGATCGTGCCAAAAGTTGATATGCCTGTCGGTTACATTCGTTTACGATACAGAACTCTGCCTGTATCTCCAGGTGGTGAGAATGAAGATACTCGGCATGAACTCCAGCCCCAGAGGGGAGAGGAGCCAGACCCTGAGGCTCGTCAGGGCGGCGCTTGATGGCGCCAGATCAGAGGGAGCTGAGGTCGAGCTTGTGGATGTCTGCAAGCTCAGGATAGAGTACTGCAACGCATGCGGAGTCTGCTATGCAAAGGGCGAGTGCACGCATAAGGATGATTTCAATCAGGTGTACAAAAAGATCCTTGAGTGTGATGGTTTCATCATCGGCTCTCCGAACTACTTCAGGAGCGTGACAGCCCAGCTCAAGACGCTCATAGATAGGATGGCGGATGC from Methanothrix thermoacetophila PT includes the following:
- a CDS encoding queuosine precursor transporter, translating into MFALLLIWIGLVSSFTILGSWYARSFGRSDMLLGIYVAFGIFSNIAAAKTAEFDLVIGTFYAPAVVIVFSVTFLLTDVVNERFGLQETRRMISIAFLSQIMISLFSWLVVELPPAPFFPHQNAIEVLLEQVPRIVLASWVAFFVSENLDAVVFAWFKSKTKGRHLWARNALSSIPAMLIDSTLFITIAFYGVMPVVPLIIGITITKWLVALVDIPFMYMNRWILYRNQSTDVFSIS
- a CDS encoding ion transporter — protein: MSGKADRCAGTRSLRETIQFYMIDFRTPLGRAIDIAIIALNIMVVVLFVIETYPLPSRISLLLWRLEIAIIFIFMIEYILRFYGAPDRWSYVKETYSLIDLVAIMPTLILLVLPIFGVYADLRFIHIIRIMAVFRIFRFLRFIAEDHLLFGIISLRMLNVARLVFIVMTIFFISSGLFYFAESPVNPEVNNFGDAFYFTVVAVSTVGFGDIVPVSGAGRLVTLMMIISGIILIPIQVSRILREWISAPRKRHICSGCGQEWHEEDARYCRICGSPLGEESVTSQDAAE